One window of the Pedobacter ginsengisoli genome contains the following:
- a CDS encoding efflux RND transporter permease subunit: MRNWFKNIFRKSPDWISEEDRLAVITKSSKQVSRGVFFATVIIITSFLPVFMLTGQEGKLFHPLAYTKTFIMIVDALLVITLAPVLISFFMKGKFRPDHANPVNRLLEKVYEPIIRTVLKWRKTTIGINIIALLITIPLLKNLGTEFIPPLDEQSILFMPVTLPDVSNAEAKRILQVQDKIIKAVPEVDKVLGKAGRANTATDNSPISMIETIITLKPKSEWREGITKKDIVSELDAKLQIPGVVNGWTQPIINRINMLATGIRTDVGIKVFGQNLDTIASVSEKVKAALAGTPGVSDLFVEPITGGKYLTIDVKREELARYGLNVDDVNQVVESALGGATIGNTIEGRQRFSISVRLAQEYRNSVERIQRIPIQSASFGEVPLSAVADVKFEDGPPMISSDNAILRGAVMFNVRDRDLGSTVKDAIEKLNKERGVLPQGYFLEWSGQYENLIRGKQTLMWIAPVVLVIIFFSLYFAFRSIREAFLSLITVPFALIGGAYMIYFWGVNLSVGVAVGFIALFGIAVETGIVMVIYLNDAMQQLIKLKGNSNETITKDDLREYVIHGAAKRLRPKLMTVCVSLFGLVPVLWASGVGVDVMQPIVLPMIGGVLTSSTHILLVTPLIFLMSKEYELRKYGKLEVHDVHH; this comes from the coding sequence ATGAGGAACTGGTTTAAAAATATATTTCGCAAATCTCCGGATTGGATTAGCGAAGAAGATCGCCTTGCCGTGATCACTAAATCCAGCAAACAGGTATCCAGAGGTGTATTCTTTGCTACGGTAATTATTATAACCTCCTTTTTACCCGTATTTATGCTAACCGGACAGGAAGGGAAATTGTTTCATCCGCTGGCCTACACCAAAACATTCATCATGATTGTTGATGCTTTGCTGGTGATTACGTTAGCGCCTGTACTGATCTCTTTCTTTATGAAAGGGAAATTCAGACCAGACCATGCAAACCCCGTAAACAGGCTTTTGGAAAAGGTTTATGAGCCAATTATCAGAACGGTATTGAAATGGAGAAAAACAACTATTGGCATTAACATTATCGCTTTGCTGATTACCATTCCGTTGCTTAAAAATTTAGGAACAGAGTTTATACCACCTTTAGATGAGCAAAGTATTTTGTTTATGCCGGTAACGCTGCCTGATGTTTCAAATGCAGAGGCAAAGCGGATATTACAGGTTCAGGATAAGATAATTAAAGCGGTACCCGAAGTTGATAAGGTTCTGGGAAAAGCAGGAAGGGCAAATACCGCTACAGATAATTCACCGATCAGTATGATCGAAACAATTATTACACTAAAACCTAAAAGCGAGTGGAGAGAGGGCATCACCAAAAAAGATATTGTTTCAGAACTGGATGCCAAGCTTCAAATTCCGGGTGTGGTAAACGGCTGGACACAGCCAATTATTAACAGGATCAATATGCTGGCTACCGGTATCCGTACCGATGTAGGGATAAAGGTATTCGGACAAAATCTGGATACCATTGCCTCAGTTTCTGAAAAGGTAAAGGCCGCATTAGCAGGTACGCCTGGGGTAAGCGATTTATTTGTTGAGCCCATTACTGGCGGTAAATATTTAACTATAGATGTAAAAAGAGAAGAGCTGGCAAGGTATGGCTTAAACGTAGACGATGTTAATCAGGTTGTTGAAAGTGCCCTGGGTGGAGCAACCATTGGCAATACCATTGAAGGTAGGCAACGCTTTTCTATAAGTGTCCGTTTGGCTCAGGAATATCGTAACAGCGTAGAGCGTATTCAAAGAATCCCTATTCAATCAGCTTCTTTTGGTGAAGTTCCTTTATCGGCAGTTGCCGATGTGAAGTTTGAAGATGGGCCGCCAATGATCAGCTCTGATAATGCTATTCTTCGGGGTGCGGTAATGTTTAACGTTCGCGATAGAGATTTGGGTAGTACGGTTAAAGATGCAATTGAAAAACTGAATAAAGAGAGAGGTGTTCTTCCCCAAGGATATTTTCTGGAATGGAGTGGCCAGTACGAAAACCTGATCAGGGGTAAGCAAACGTTGATGTGGATAGCTCCGGTGGTTCTGGTAATCATTTTCTTCTCACTGTATTTTGCATTTCGCTCTATCAGAGAGGCATTCTTAAGCCTGATCACTGTTCCTTTTGCCTTAATTGGGGGAGCTTACATGATTTATTTTTGGGGAGTTAACCTCTCTGTTGGTGTGGCTGTGGGCTTTATTGCTTTGTTTGGGATAGCTGTAGAAACCGGTATTGTGATGGTAATTTACCTGAATGATGCCATGCAGCAACTTATCAAATTAAAAGGCAATTCTAATGAGACAATTACAAAGGATGACCTTAGAGAATATGTAATTCATGGTGCAGCCAAAAGGTTAAGACCAAAATTGATGACGGTTTGCGTGTCGTTATTCGGATTGGTGCCAGTGTTATGGGCTAGTGGCGTTGGGGTAGATGTAATGCAGCCAATAGTATTGCCAATGATAGGTGGTGTACTAACCTCTTCTACACACATTCTGTTGGTTACGCCACTTATCTTTTTAATGTCCAAAGAGTATGAATTGAGGAAATATGGAAAACTGGAGGTTCACGATGTACATCATTAA
- a CDS encoding efflux RND transporter permease subunit, translating into MVHKIIEWSMHNRFIVLVLSAGLFIWGVFSVQKNPIDAIPDLSENQVIVFTEWMGRSPQLIEDQVTYPLVTNLQGIPKIKYVRGSSMFGMSFIYVIFEDDVDVYWARERVLERISTISRTLPEGVSPQLGPDGTGVGHVLWYTLDAPEMDLGEQRAIQDWYVKFALQTVPGVSEIASFGGFQKQYQISIDPNKLLYYKLTVPQVIAAVRSNNNESGGRKFEMSDMGYIIKTSGYLKSIQEISNIPVKNQNGTPVKVSDLATVQMTGETRLGIFDQDGKGERAGGIVVMRYGENAAQVIDRVKEKMKEVSKGLPKGVKFDIVYDRGELIKESVDSIKNTLIEEMIVVSLIVFVFLFHWRSALSIIIQIPITIAASFILLNAFDISSNIMSLTGIALAIGVIVDNGIIMSENAYKHLAERYEQWEKDQNKTTVS; encoded by the coding sequence ATGGTACATAAAATTATAGAATGGTCGATGCACAATAGATTTATTGTGTTGGTACTTTCTGCCGGTTTATTTATATGGGGAGTCTTCTCCGTGCAAAAGAATCCGATAGATGCGATTCCTGATCTTTCAGAAAATCAGGTAATCGTATTTACCGAGTGGATGGGCAGATCGCCACAGTTAATTGAAGATCAGGTAACTTATCCGCTGGTTACCAATTTGCAGGGAATACCAAAAATTAAGTACGTAAGAGGTTCTTCCATGTTTGGAATGAGTTTCATATACGTGATTTTTGAAGATGATGTAGATGTTTATTGGGCCAGAGAAAGGGTTCTGGAACGGATAAGTACCATTTCCAGAACGCTGCCCGAAGGTGTATCTCCACAACTTGGACCAGATGGAACAGGAGTAGGCCATGTATTGTGGTATACCCTGGATGCTCCTGAGATGGATTTGGGAGAGCAGCGCGCAATACAGGATTGGTATGTGAAGTTTGCTTTGCAAACCGTTCCGGGAGTAAGCGAAATAGCCTCATTTGGTGGTTTCCAAAAGCAATATCAAATCTCAATAGATCCAAATAAACTGCTTTACTATAAACTTACTGTACCACAGGTAATAGCCGCTGTTAGGAGTAATAACAACGAATCTGGCGGCCGAAAATTTGAGATGAGCGATATGGGCTATATCATCAAAACATCGGGCTACCTCAAGTCAATTCAAGAAATTTCAAACATCCCGGTAAAGAATCAGAACGGTACACCGGTAAAGGTATCCGATCTGGCTACCGTTCAGATGACGGGAGAAACCAGGTTAGGCATATTTGACCAGGATGGTAAAGGCGAACGGGCAGGCGGTATTGTAGTTATGCGATACGGCGAAAATGCCGCGCAGGTGATTGATCGTGTAAAAGAAAAGATGAAGGAAGTGTCGAAAGGATTACCTAAGGGCGTAAAATTTGATATCGTTTACGATAGAGGTGAACTAATTAAAGAATCGGTTGATTCTATAAAAAATACACTGATCGAAGAGATGATAGTAGTGTCGCTCATCGTGTTTGTATTCCTCTTTCACTGGCGTAGTGCCCTGAGCATAATTATACAAATTCCCATTACAATTGCCGCAAGTTTTATCCTGCTTAATGCCTTTGATATCTCATCGAACATCATGTCACTAACCGGTATTGCACTGGCCATCGGGGTAATTGTAGATAATGGGATTATCATGAGCGAAAATGCCTATAAGCATTTGGCAGAGCGATATGAACAGTGGGAAAAAGATCAAAATAAAACTACAGTATCATGA
- a CDS encoding heavy-metal-associated domain-containing protein translates to MNSLRSLLVVGLTFLGSAVFAQSKTDKIKVSGNCGMCKKRIETALKVEGVNTAVWDVKSKILTVSYDSAKITADNIQQKIAAAGHDTQKITAKQENYSKLPSCCQYDRKSTDKK, encoded by the coding sequence ATGAACTCATTAAGATCTCTTCTGGTAGTCGGCTTGACTTTCCTTGGTAGTGCTGTATTTGCACAATCTAAAACCGATAAAATTAAAGTATCAGGAAACTGTGGAATGTGTAAAAAGCGCATTGAAACTGCCCTTAAAGTTGAAGGCGTTAATACTGCCGTATGGGATGTAAAATCTAAAATATTAACCGTAAGCTATGACAGTGCCAAGATTACGGCTGATAACATTCAGCAAAAAATTGCGGCAGCAGGGCACGATACTCAGAAAATTACTGCCAAACAAGAAAATTATAGCAAACTACCTTCATGCTGCCAATACGATAGAAAGAGTACAGACAAAAAATAA
- a CDS encoding HYC_CC_PP family protein gives MKRTLLTILAIFYLGVSSGAAVHFHYCMDKLVSWSMSKQTGKLCDFCKMPLAESKKKSCCKDVKHEVKVENSQKVNQAVYKFDQPSTAILSAELFVNYQAPVPVKIIREALSNAPPNGQQVPVYLKNCTYRI, from the coding sequence ATGAAAAGAACACTGCTTACCATACTCGCCATTTTCTATCTGGGTGTTTCCAGTGGGGCAGCTGTGCATTTTCATTATTGCATGGACAAGCTGGTAAGCTGGAGCATGTCAAAACAAACTGGTAAGCTATGCGATTTCTGTAAAATGCCTTTGGCAGAATCTAAAAAGAAATCATGCTGTAAAGATGTTAAGCATGAAGTTAAGGTCGAGAATTCTCAAAAAGTAAATCAAGCGGTTTATAAATTTGATCAGCCATCTACTGCAATCTTGTCAGCAGAATTATTTGTTAATTATCAGGCTCCGGTGCCTGTTAAAATTATAAGGGAAGCATTAAGCAATGCACCACCTAACGGACAGCAAGTGCCTGTCTACCTAAAAAACTGTACCTACAGAATATAA
- the rfbD gene encoding dTDP-4-dehydrorhamnose reductase, whose product MKTLVLGASGQLGQCLKAVASKRNIGTLDFPDETTANILDVEKLKALFADKKPEYVINCAAYTAVDKAEDDVELCRLINKQGALNIALLCKEFGATLVHVSTDFVFEGAIPELLKEDDLAKPISIYGLTKLEGEADIIDNLNEHYIIRTSWLYSEYANNFVKTMLKLGADRDELNIIADQIGSPTYAIDLAGAILDIIASGKTEYGIYHYSNEGSISWFDFAKGIFDISNTQVKVGPIPTSAYPTRASRPKFSVMDKTKIKATFGIEIPYWRDSLVRCIEQLSVLEKG is encoded by the coding sequence TTGAAAACATTAGTATTAGGAGCATCAGGACAATTAGGGCAATGTCTTAAGGCAGTTGCCTCGAAAAGAAATATCGGAACACTAGACTTTCCGGATGAAACTACAGCAAACATTCTGGATGTTGAGAAACTAAAAGCTTTGTTTGCAGATAAAAAGCCTGAATACGTAATCAATTGCGCTGCTTATACAGCGGTCGATAAGGCTGAAGATGATGTTGAGCTTTGTCGATTAATAAACAAGCAGGGGGCATTAAACATTGCCTTGCTTTGTAAAGAATTTGGAGCTACACTTGTTCACGTTTCAACAGACTTCGTTTTTGAAGGTGCTATCCCTGAATTGCTAAAAGAAGATGATTTGGCAAAACCGATTAGTATTTATGGCTTAACTAAGCTTGAAGGTGAGGCAGATATTATTGATAATCTTAATGAGCATTACATTATTCGCACAAGCTGGTTGTATTCTGAGTATGCAAATAACTTTGTGAAAACAATGTTGAAACTAGGAGCAGATCGTGATGAGTTGAATATTATAGCTGATCAGATTGGCTCACCAACTTATGCTATTGATCTGGCAGGTGCAATTCTGGACATTATTGCTTCTGGTAAAACCGAATATGGAATATATCATTATAGTAATGAAGGCTCTATTTCATGGTTTGATTTTGCTAAAGGTATTTTCGATATCAGTAATACACAGGTAAAAGTTGGCCCGATTCCAACTTCTGCCTATCCAACAAGAGCCAGCAGACCCAAATTCTCTGTAATGGATAAAACAAAGATTAAAGCAACTTTTGGAATAGAAATACCTTATTGGAGAGATAGTTTAGTGAGGTGCATTGAGCAATTATCTGTATTAGAAAAGGGTTAA
- a CDS encoding sugar-binding domain-containing protein: MNAGFSQQKLSVAGSWKFQLDPDKKGEKEHWYQKQFTDNILLPGTTDEGKKGTKTKGADYGILSRAYKYIGAAWYSREINIPANWKNMEVNLFLERVMWQSKVWVDDKLVGTEDALAVPHVHNLGKLKPGKHRITLRIDNDLIYNIGDKGHVYTEYTQSIWNGAVGKLELRAKKSTQISEIQVFADAESKSIELKLKVSNPVPMKVTYRVIDLQTNKQVFQANEKLTPSAKQRHNLKLNFPVKLWDEFSPNRYKITASLQNENQIATNFGFRSIGHSASKILINDAPVFLRGNLDCVHFPLTGYPSCDVKEWERIFKIYKSYGLNHVRFHSWCPPEAAFEAADKLGIYIQAETIWIDWWMTDPPKDRPDMETKGHPNGLGKNPSADKFVQDEMQRMIDAYGNHPSFVMLCIGNELGNSDFNQMEQWVKKLKEKDNRRLYATSTARKIMSVDDYSVTHNIPNVGGTYGLKGGRSDYDLEKNYSQSNIPIIAHEVGQFPVYPLWSEIDKYKGVLKARNLEVCRESAIASGLEGQDSIFHFASGASQRILYKSLIENFYRTQSCAGFQMLSMQDYQGQGEALVGWLDVFYDDKGTTSPQYFKQYNNHVVPLARIKKFVWENSETFSASLEVANYSNDTIQNSVSWEVIDNEGKILGKGISNPTTIKRGEVKAISEISVPLNTVLKATKAKLVVSLPGTSYRNEWDLWVYPQNLTNPSTAEVIESNQLDSKTLDALANGKTVLLYASKLGKDASFRPLFFTPLFWSNVFFPGQENTTLGAYINNKHDLYKYFPTDNYSDWQWEPISKGRSFKLASWPKDIEPIAQPISDFHINEKLGSLIECKVGKGKLLICGYDIQEATNPVAKQLRYSVLKYVENETFLPKVNVDANFLKENFPLVQEAESKVPVPAAFADALVYVKAEPENVVLKRSTKYALKDSEGIWRWDKKAAWYGKKLEIEINPPQGVIGELFIHFEDWNNEGRIAKIWIDGREFSTGKLDKQGKWIKLFVMREDTNDGKLVIRIDSQSGSNAMIDELVFLENK, encoded by the coding sequence ATGAACGCTGGCTTTTCTCAGCAGAAACTCTCTGTTGCAGGCTCGTGGAAATTTCAGTTAGATCCAGACAAAAAAGGAGAAAAGGAACATTGGTATCAAAAACAATTTACAGATAACATTCTTTTACCTGGTACAACAGATGAGGGAAAAAAAGGAACAAAAACCAAAGGTGCCGATTATGGTATTTTGTCAAGAGCATATAAATACATTGGTGCTGCATGGTACAGCCGCGAGATAAATATTCCAGCAAACTGGAAAAATATGGAGGTAAACTTGTTTCTTGAACGGGTAATGTGGCAATCAAAAGTATGGGTAGATGATAAGCTTGTTGGAACTGAAGATGCACTTGCTGTACCTCACGTGCATAACTTAGGAAAGTTAAAACCAGGAAAACACCGCATTACCTTGCGAATTGATAATGATTTAATCTATAATATAGGCGATAAAGGCCATGTGTATACCGAATATACCCAAAGCATCTGGAATGGTGCGGTAGGGAAATTAGAACTGAGAGCAAAAAAATCTACACAGATAAGTGAAATTCAGGTATTTGCAGATGCTGAAAGTAAATCGATTGAACTGAAACTAAAGGTTAGCAATCCTGTTCCAATGAAGGTCACCTATCGTGTAATTGATTTACAAACCAACAAGCAGGTATTTCAGGCAAATGAAAAGCTAACTCCCTCCGCAAAGCAACGGCATAACCTTAAATTAAATTTTCCTGTTAAACTGTGGGATGAATTTTCTCCTAATCGCTACAAAATAACTGCGAGTTTGCAAAACGAAAACCAGATCGCAACAAATTTTGGCTTTCGAAGTATTGGGCATTCTGCCTCAAAAATATTGATAAATGATGCTCCGGTTTTTTTACGGGGAAATCTGGATTGTGTACACTTTCCTCTTACAGGCTATCCTTCATGCGATGTTAAGGAATGGGAAAGGATCTTTAAAATATACAAATCTTATGGACTCAACCATGTCCGCTTTCATTCCTGGTGTCCGCCTGAAGCAGCTTTTGAGGCAGCAGATAAGCTTGGCATTTATATACAGGCCGAAACCATTTGGATAGATTGGTGGATGACTGATCCACCTAAAGACAGACCGGATATGGAAACTAAAGGACATCCCAACGGTCTCGGTAAAAACCCATCAGCAGATAAGTTTGTACAGGATGAAATGCAGCGTATGATTGATGCATATGGAAATCATCCTTCATTTGTGATGCTTTGTATCGGAAACGAATTAGGTAATTCAGATTTTAACCAGATGGAGCAATGGGTTAAAAAGCTAAAAGAAAAAGACAACAGAAGACTATATGCTACATCTACTGCAAGGAAAATAATGTCAGTTGATGACTATTCTGTTACCCATAACATCCCAAATGTAGGTGGTACCTATGGTTTAAAAGGAGGACGTTCAGACTATGATCTGGAAAAAAACTATTCACAAAGTAATATCCCAATTATTGCACACGAAGTTGGTCAGTTCCCGGTTTATCCATTGTGGTCAGAAATAGATAAATATAAAGGGGTTTTAAAAGCAAGGAATCTCGAGGTATGCAGGGAATCGGCCATCGCTTCCGGGCTTGAAGGTCAGGATTCTATATTTCATTTTGCAAGCGGGGCCTCACAAAGGATCTTATATAAAAGTTTAATTGAAAACTTCTATCGCACTCAATCATGTGCCGGATTTCAAATGCTTAGCATGCAGGATTATCAGGGGCAGGGCGAAGCTTTAGTTGGTTGGTTAGATGTGTTTTATGATGACAAAGGAACAACAAGTCCGCAGTATTTTAAGCAGTACAATAATCATGTTGTACCTCTGGCCAGGATTAAAAAATTTGTGTGGGAAAACTCAGAAACCTTTAGCGCATCATTAGAAGTTGCCAATTACAGTAATGATACTATACAAAATAGTGTGAGCTGGGAGGTTATTGATAATGAAGGGAAAATTCTTGGCAAGGGTATTAGTAATCCCACTACTATAAAAAGAGGAGAGGTTAAGGCCATCTCAGAAATTAGCGTTCCCTTAAACACTGTATTAAAGGCTACTAAGGCAAAACTTGTGGTTAGTTTGCCAGGTACATCTTATCGCAATGAATGGGATCTCTGGGTATATCCTCAAAATTTAACAAACCCTTCTACTGCAGAAGTTATTGAAAGTAACCAGCTTGACAGTAAAACCTTGGATGCGCTGGCCAACGGTAAAACTGTACTGCTTTATGCCTCCAAACTTGGTAAAGATGCAAGTTTCAGACCATTGTTTTTTACCCCTTTGTTTTGGTCTAACGTATTTTTTCCAGGGCAAGAGAACACTACACTTGGAGCATACATTAACAATAAACACGATCTCTATAAGTATTTCCCTACCGATAACTATTCAGATTGGCAGTGGGAACCAATTAGCAAGGGCAGATCTTTTAAACTTGCAAGCTGGCCAAAAGATATTGAGCCAATAGCCCAACCCATAAGTGATTTCCATATTAATGAGAAATTGGGCTCACTTATAGAATGTAAAGTTGGAAAAGGTAAGCTGTTAATTTGCGGATATGATATACAAGAGGCAACAAATCCTGTAGCTAAGCAATTAAGATATAGTGTTTTAAAATATGTAGAGAACGAAACCTTTTTGCCGAAAGTGAATGTTGATGCTAACTTTTTAAAAGAAAATTTCCCTTTGGTACAGGAAGCTGAAAGTAAGGTACCAGTACCGGCTGCATTTGCGGATGCATTGGTTTATGTTAAAGCAGAGCCTGAAAATGTAGTGTTAAAGCGTAGTACTAAATACGCACTGAAGGACTCAGAAGGTATTTGGCGCTGGGATAAAAAGGCTGCCTGGTATGGTAAGAAACTGGAAATAGAAATCAACCCACCTCAGGGCGTAATTGGGGAGTTGTTTATTCATTTTGAAGATTGGAACAATGAAGGCAGGATAGCTAAAATTTGGATTGATGGCAGAGAGTTCTCAACCGGAAAACTTGATAAGCAGGGTAAATGGATAAAACTGTTTGTGATGAGAGAGGATACAAACGACGGTAAATTAGTAATCCGGATTGATTCGCAATCTGGCAGTAATGCTATGATTGATGAACTTGTGTTTTTAGAAAATAAGTAG
- a CDS encoding dihydrofolate reductase family protein, giving the protein MRKLILGLAVTLDGYIEGPNGEYDWCFTDQDYGLNKFFTCIDALFIGRKSYEIAQQYANSNNGEMIPGMPAMTEYVFSKTLKSVKEGAVIIANNSISEARRIKELPGKDIWLYGGASLTEVFMKEGLVDELWLSVHPILLGSGKQLFQSYGHRTHLTLLESKTYETGLVSLRYGIKNIA; this is encoded by the coding sequence ATGAGAAAATTAATATTAGGATTAGCTGTAACATTAGACGGATACATTGAAGGTCCCAATGGAGAGTATGATTGGTGTTTTACAGACCAAGATTATGGCCTCAATAAATTTTTTACCTGTATAGATGCGCTCTTTATTGGCCGTAAAAGCTATGAAATAGCACAGCAATATGCTAATAGCAATAATGGTGAAATGATACCTGGGATGCCGGCAATGACCGAATATGTATTCTCGAAAACATTAAAGTCAGTAAAAGAAGGAGCCGTAATTATAGCAAACAATAGTATTTCCGAAGCGCGGAGGATAAAAGAATTGCCCGGTAAAGACATATGGCTATATGGTGGGGCCTCATTAACCGAGGTATTTATGAAGGAAGGTTTAGTTGATGAATTATGGCTTTCAGTACACCCTATATTACTGGGAAGTGGCAAGCAGCTATTCCAAAGTTATGGCCACCGTACACATCTTACACTTTTAGAGAGTAAAACTTATGAGACTGGTTTGGTTTCGCTTCGTTATGGTATTAAAAATATTGCTTAA
- a CDS encoding glyoxalase: MIEYDHNKIISAVFITFSGNCKKALSFYQTCFGGLLQFETFEKKVNGYTEMPIVSGSLISDTIIIHGSDLVHNEGRKLGNYISIFLHCKNSYDRDELVNKLEFARKNFLANNYDDQKLIEITDAFDVRWVLGI; this comes from the coding sequence ATGATTGAGTATGATCATAACAAAATAATAAGTGCTGTTTTCATAACGTTTTCAGGAAATTGCAAGAAAGCACTTAGCTTTTACCAAACCTGTTTTGGAGGGCTCTTGCAATTTGAAACTTTTGAAAAGAAAGTAAATGGTTACACTGAAATGCCTATTGTAAGTGGATCACTGATTTCTGACACTATAATTATCCACGGGTCTGATCTGGTGCACAACGAGGGAAGAAAACTCGGGAATTATATCTCCATTTTTTTGCACTGTAAAAATAGCTATGATAGAGATGAGCTTGTTAATAAGCTGGAATTTGCCAGAAAGAACTTTCTGGCAAATAATTATGATGACCAAAAGCTAATTGAAATAACAGATGCTTTTGATGTAAGGTGGGTACTGGGTATTTAG
- a CDS encoding SRPBCC family protein, whose translation MKSNSVSLHRVIKASPEKVFRAFADPIAHSTWLPPYGFICTVEQMDFKVGGKFKMSFINFSTGNKHSFGGTYLEIVPNELIKYTDKFDDPNLPGEMTTTVWLNKVLCGAELKVLQEGIPEVIPTEMCYLGWQESLDKLIKLVEPEIPDA comes from the coding sequence ATGAAAAGTAATTCAGTTTCTTTACACCGCGTTATTAAGGCAAGTCCAGAAAAAGTATTTCGGGCATTTGCAGATCCTATAGCACATTCAACATGGCTGCCACCATATGGCTTTATATGTACAGTAGAGCAAATGGATTTTAAGGTAGGAGGTAAGTTTAAAATGTCCTTTATTAACTTCAGTACCGGGAATAAACATTCTTTTGGAGGAACATATCTTGAAATAGTTCCGAATGAATTAATAAAGTATACGGATAAGTTTGATGACCCTAATTTGCCCGGAGAAATGACAACAACCGTATGGCTAAATAAGGTTTTGTGTGGCGCTGAGCTTAAAGTGCTACAAGAAGGTATACCTGAAGTAATACCCACAGAAATGTGTTATTTAGGTTGGCAGGAATCCTTGGATAAATTGATAAAACTTGTTGAACCTGAGATTCCTGATGCTTAA
- a CDS encoding DoxX family protein, whose product MKKNKVIFWVATGIILLWEGVMPLGTMLFAPQYVNAGTKPLGYPDYFAYALIICKVLGVLAISFPKTPVKLKEWAYAGLTFSLIFAFISHACVDKNISYMIMPLAVLGILAVSYRYNNKIQNNSN is encoded by the coding sequence ATGAAGAAGAATAAAGTAATTTTTTGGGTGGCAACGGGAATTATACTACTTTGGGAAGGAGTAATGCCGCTTGGAACTATGCTATTTGCACCCCAGTATGTAAATGCAGGTACAAAACCTTTAGGCTATCCAGATTATTTTGCCTATGCACTTATCATCTGTAAAGTACTAGGTGTTTTAGCTATTTCTTTCCCTAAAACACCTGTTAAGCTAAAAGAATGGGCTTATGCCGGGCTTACATTTAGTTTGATCTTTGCCTTCATCAGCCATGCATGCGTTGATAAAAACATCAGCTATATGATAATGCCACTTGCCGTATTAGGTATTCTGGCTGTTTCTTACAGGTATAACAATAAAATTCAGAATAATAGCAATTAA
- a CDS encoding SRPBCC family protein: protein MAQVTRITVEAATNLPVAKVWKAWNTPSDIMQWNSADPSWHSPSSENDLTVGGKFKHRMEAKDGSFGFDFEGVYDKVDLYKEITYTMGDGRKATTLFTEEDGKTNIATTFDAETENDPEFQKQGWQAILNNFVKYIESTN from the coding sequence ATGGCGCAAGTAACAAGAATTACGGTAGAAGCAGCAACTAATCTTCCCGTAGCAAAAGTTTGGAAAGCTTGGAATACACCAAGCGATATTATGCAATGGAATAGTGCTGACCCAAGTTGGCATAGTCCAAGTAGTGAAAACGATCTGACAGTAGGTGGTAAGTTTAAACATAGAATGGAAGCTAAAGATGGCAGCTTTGGTTTTGACTTTGAAGGCGTTTATGATAAAGTGGATTTATATAAGGAAATTACTTACACCATGGGCGACGGAAGAAAGGCTACTACTTTATTTACAGAAGAAGATGGCAAAACTAACATAGCAACCACATTTGATGCTGAAACAGAAAATGATCCTGAATTTCAGAAACAAGGATGGCAAGCTATCTTAAACAATTTTGTGAAATATATTGAATCAACTAATTAA